The Elaeis guineensis isolate ETL-2024a chromosome 12, EG11, whole genome shotgun sequence sequence GTTGGCAATTGGGATCACAGGCCCCTTCCTTTCAGCATTTGGCTTTTTATTTATCGCACGAATAGTTATGTCTTGGTATCCAAAGCTCCCAGTGGGGAAGTTCCCACATGTCATTGCCTATGCACCCACAGAACCACTACTCAGAATCACAAGGAAGCTGATACCTCCTCTTGGTGGGGTGGATGTAACCCCTGTGGTCTGGTTTGGATTGATTAGCTTCTCAAACGAAATATTAGTCGGCCCACAAGGGTTACTTGTGCTCCTGTCTCAACAAGTTTAGACAGTAGATGTGTATGCAAAGATGTTGTTGAAAATTGCTCACACAGAGTGCCAATACAAAGTGTTGTAAACTGATGAACCAAATTTTGATTATCTTAATTCATTGAGAACAAAGTCTGTCCAACTCAATGTTTTCTATGAGTTTGATTCTTCTTTCAGTGCAAGACAAACAACCAATGATCTAACCGtcagaacaaaaaaaagaaatgtTGACAAAGTAAATTATTCTACTTCAATGCTGGCTCGTCTCTTTTTGATGGAAACGGTCAATGCTGGCTCTTCTCAACCATCATATATCAGCCACAAGAAAGTTACCAGTTAAGGAAACCTGCAATCAAGAACATGCATTAGAAAAGCATAACCAACAAGCTATTTTGCATCTCTGTGTAGGCATAACCAAAtataaatccataaatggactgCTGAACAACAACGGAACAACCCATAATTGGTCGTTACCTTTTCGCCCAACTTGAATGGAGGAAGACCTCTGTAAGGGCAGCCATTGCACCGGAATGCATCCCCAAGTCCACACTGCAGGATTAACATCACAAAGCAAGATTGTGTTGGTACACCAGACATCATGAGGATGCCATTGTTAGCAATTATAACTTAGCTTGTCGTTGCTACTTACATTGCCACATGCAGACTGAGGATTGTTGATCTGCTCTGCGGTCAGCCCCAGCTTCTGCACTTTCTCCTCTGCCTCAGCTCGACCACAAACACGGTTCTTGCAAGCTTTCCTTGTGCTTCCAACTTCACAATCTCCAACTGAACAGGATCAAATAACTGTTAACATCTTCTTTAACAAAAAGAATCATCAGAAGATATGTAACCAGGTATACTGGGATTGTGAATTGAACCAGGTGGTAGCTGTGGTTTCTTCAAGTCTTCCTCAGTCAAGAGACTATCTTCATCAATAAGATCTGATTCATCGTCAATTTGAATCTTGGGAACAGTCGTTACTGCTCTTTTAATGCGGAAAGATGACCCAAAGGTATATCACCCTTTGAGATCTATATCACCCTCGACATCATTCTTCGCAAAGTCAGTAGCGTCCACTGCCTTGCCGCTATCCTCTCCTCCATTCGCGGAGATGGTATCCCAAAGATCATCGTTATTGTACAACGTCAACATCGCCGCATCCAACTGCAATACCACCATGCCCATCAACAGCAACATTGGAGGACAGTGCAGAGGGAGTTACCGGAGAGGACGAAGATGAAGAGGGCGGGGGTGAGGGAAGGGAGGAGTTGAGAGGAGTTTCATGGGAGCCGGCGGTGGCTTCCAAGATGGTGGTGAGGAGGAGGGGATATTGGGGTGGGGTTAGGAATGGGGAGAAGAGAATCATGGGAAGGTATGTATGAAGAGTAGACCAAGAGGAGGGAGGAAAAGGGCACTTTAATCTTTTAATGCCTGTTTGTCGATGTCATCCGAGGTCATGTAAATTGCAGGGTCATATTGATCCATAATGATTATTTGATTGTCTTGGCTGCAAATTGTTCAAATTTTAGGATTCAAGTGTGATTTCTTAAAACTCGGAGGATCAAAAATatgtttttatttcttttaaataagAAGAGGCaacatttgtttttttttttttttgcaatcctCTCTTATCAACATTTagtgataaattatatggaatttAAATTTCTAAACCTTTTTACTTTGTCACCAAGAATTAAAATCTCCACCGTTAAacattgattaaaataattctcCATCTAGCAAAGCAAAAGGACTCGGATGAAATTTTTGAACTGAGAAAAGGAAAATGATTTTAAGGCTTGGATCTAAGAGAACCCTCCAATCTAAGGCTCCAAATTACAAGCTAATGATAAATATTGATATTTTGTGATGAACATAATTTGAAGAGTATGATATATTGTTGGCGAGAAAAGGAAATGTTAATCCTTTGTCTCCCTCCtatcatcatttaaaattaattttatagagaCTAGAAATATAAAGAAGATAAGGAACTACATTCTTTAAGGATTTGTAATTGTTCACTAAAAGCTGAGCAAAGTTTTAACGGACGTTTCATAACGCAATGAAATTTGGTGTTTGACGCATGAAAACAGTCTAAAGTATTGCACTACAACATGAAAGGAGCTCCATCTTATGATATGAAAACTATAATATCCAAAATTTTCAAAAGGGCCAATCAAAAGACTTATCTGGAGCTATAAAAAAAATCACCTTAGAGACTCAATTATCTAAAATGGCACTCCAtccataaaatatttgattatttattttgcAATGATACTGCTACTAACATAGCCAAATTGTCATTGCTATAATAAAACATTAGATAGGTGTTATATAATTAAGACTTAACCACATGCTTGATATCTTAGAGATGTTAAAATTTcacgaataaaaatatcaaattaatgATGTCTTTTGCTATGGTCCTGAAGCAGAAAAGATCAAAATAATGAAAGGATAATCTGAGAAAGAGGTAGATCATGGTTCAGGGAAAAGAAGGATGCTTGAATAAAAAATCCGTTTATATATGACAAAGGGATGTAATCTGGCATCTCGGTGTCGTGGTGTAGTTGGATAATTCAACTTGACTAATAATGCAAGAGATTTTCCTCCCTTTCCAACTAATTTCCTATGCCCATATTCCCTATCCCACTCAATTTTTCTTGGATACTGATGTTTGGGGGCCACCAGGCAAGCATACTTCAAACTAGAGTCCAAAGAGAGATCTAGAAAAGAAGATCGTCTTTGAACCAAGAGTAGTTCAAACGGAGACCTGCTCCAGGATTGCCTGAGACTACACTTCATGAAGGGAAATAAATATATGACGGTAAATGGGTGAAGAGACGCATGGAAGCGGACGGATGTCGGAGACGCAACAATGGGTCAGTTTGCCTGCAAACGGTCCCATAGTTTCCACCTCCTCAACATCGTTTCTTGAGATCAGTAATCCCTTAAGAGCCAGGGACAATGAGATTTTGTGAGTATATATCAATGTTCTTCTCACTTTTTTACCTCCCAACATCTTATGTATCTTGCCTCGGTAGATTGTTGTCCATGTAACTTCGGTCTCTGAACCAAGAAAGAGGAGCCTAAGGTTGAGTTTATCTTGTCCAACCTTTTCTTGATTTGCCTTCCACTACTTGTAGTTACTAATTACTACTTTATGGATATGCTGAGCTAGAAAATAAGCCACTGACT is a genomic window containing:
- the LOC105055518 gene encoding protein COFACTOR ASSEMBLY OF COMPLEX C SUBUNIT B CCB3, chloroplastic-like, which encodes MVHFKEHKCLLGITMFSGMQSSCDALAIGPDLSRCLQTPELLAPESLQTTISNYSQALVVADLDPSTAKLAIGITGPFLSAFGFLFIARIVMSWYPKLPVGKFPHVIAYAPTEPLLRITRKLIPPLGGVDVTPVVWFGLISFSNEILVGPQGLLVLLSQQV
- the LOC105055413 gene encoding anamorsin homolog, which encodes FGSSFRIKRAVTTVPKIQIDDESDLIDEDSLLTEEDLKKPQLPPVGDCEVGSTRKACKNRVCGRAEAEEKVQKLGLTAEQINNPQSACGNCGLGDAFRCNGCPYRGLPPFKLGEKVSLTGNFLVADI